A single genomic interval of Rhizobium leguminosarum bv. trifolii WSM1325 harbors:
- a CDS encoding cation diffusion facilitator family transporter (TIGRFAM: cation diffusion facilitator family transporter~PFAM: cation efflux protein~KEGG: ret:RHE_CH01219 cation efflux system protein), translating to MSAGIDKVGIDALEHDHVFLGTDHARNERRIWLVIALTAVMMVAEIAAGTVYGSMALVADGWHMSTHASALLISALAYLFARRQARNPRFTFGTGKLGDLAGFASAIVLALIALLMAWESLLRLSNPVPIGFAQAIAVAVIGLAVNLVSAWLLAGGGHVAHGNHAHHGHGNHAHAHGHHHHGHGDHAHHAKTGDNNIRAAYLHVIADALTSVLAIAALTLGSLYGWLWLDPLMGIVGGLVIANWSWSLMRSSGGVLLDVVPEGETLPAEIRGAIETEGDRITDLHVWQVGPGHHAAIVAVLTSQPRDPAFYKGRLSALEELSHVTVEVTRAA from the coding sequence ATGAGTGCCGGAATCGACAAAGTTGGAATTGATGCCCTGGAACACGATCACGTCTTCCTCGGCACTGATCATGCACGCAACGAGCGGCGCATCTGGCTGGTGATTGCGCTGACGGCGGTGATGATGGTGGCGGAAATCGCCGCCGGCACCGTCTACGGCTCCATGGCGCTCGTCGCCGATGGCTGGCACATGTCGACCCATGCCAGCGCACTGCTGATTTCCGCACTCGCCTATCTCTTCGCCCGCCGGCAGGCGCGCAATCCGCGTTTCACTTTCGGCACCGGCAAGCTCGGCGATCTCGCCGGCTTCGCCAGCGCCATCGTCCTCGCGCTGATCGCCCTGCTGATGGCCTGGGAGAGCCTGCTGCGCCTTTCCAATCCCGTGCCGATCGGCTTTGCCCAGGCAATCGCCGTGGCGGTGATCGGCCTTGCCGTCAATCTGGTGAGCGCCTGGCTGCTGGCCGGCGGCGGCCATGTCGCGCATGGCAATCATGCGCATCACGGGCATGGTAATCATGCCCATGCCCACGGCCATCATCATCACGGACATGGCGATCATGCCCATCACGCAAAGACCGGCGACAACAACATCCGCGCCGCCTATCTGCATGTCATCGCCGATGCCCTGACCTCCGTGCTCGCCATCGCGGCGCTGACGCTCGGCAGTCTCTACGGTTGGCTCTGGCTCGATCCCCTGATGGGCATCGTCGGCGGGCTGGTGATCGCCAACTGGTCCTGGAGCCTGATGAGATCCTCGGGCGGCGTCCTTCTCGATGTCGTTCCCGAAGGCGAGACGCTGCCGGCGGAAATCCGCGGCGCCATCGAGACGGAGGGCGACCGGATCACCGATCTGCATGTCTGGCAGGTCGGCCCCGGCCATCATGCCGCGATCGTCGCCGTCCTCACCTCGCAGCCGCGAGACCCGGCTTTCTACAAGGGCAGGCTTTCGGCGCTGGAGGAATTGTCGCATGTAACGGTCGAGGTGACGCGCGCGGCGTGA
- a CDS encoding Glutathione S-transferase domain protein (PFAM: Glutathione S-transferase domain~KEGG: ret:RHE_CH01216 glutathione S-transferase protein), with amino-acid sequence MPDFKLHCFALSGNCYKVALFLTLAGIEWESIFVDYLGGETRTEAWRKTINEQGEAPVLEHGQTKISQSGIILDYLSEVTGHFGAQTAEERRDIMRWILFDNHKFTSYYATLRFMYGLQKSGETPVVEFLRLRAKAAYAIVDEHLAHQAFMVGDRLTIADLSLAGYVFMPEETGIDHSAFPAIAAWKDRISTMPGWRHPYDLMPGPTSL; translated from the coding sequence ATGCCAGATTTCAAACTACATTGCTTCGCTCTCTCGGGGAACTGTTACAAGGTCGCGCTCTTCCTCACACTTGCCGGCATCGAGTGGGAGAGCATTTTCGTTGACTATCTCGGCGGCGAAACACGCACTGAAGCATGGCGAAAAACCATAAACGAGCAGGGCGAAGCCCCTGTGCTCGAGCACGGCCAAACGAAGATCAGCCAATCGGGGATTATCCTGGACTATTTGTCAGAGGTGACAGGCCACTTCGGGGCGCAGACAGCCGAAGAGCGACGTGACATCATGCGTTGGATTCTTTTCGACAACCACAAATTCACGAGCTATTACGCGACGCTGAGGTTCATGTATGGCCTCCAGAAGAGCGGCGAGACGCCCGTCGTCGAGTTTTTGAGACTGAGGGCCAAAGCTGCCTATGCCATTGTTGACGAACATCTGGCGCACCAGGCCTTCATGGTCGGCGATCGGCTGACGATCGCAGACCTCTCTCTGGCGGGCTACGTCTTCATGCCGGAGGAAACCGGGATAGATCACAGCGCCTTCCCGGCTATCGCAGCCTGGAAAGATCGTATCAGCACGATGCCCGGCTGGCGCCATCCCTATGATCTGATGCCGGGTCCCACCTCCCTATAA
- a CDS encoding Lysine exporter protein (LYSE/YGGA) (PFAM: Lysine exporter protein (LYSE/YGGA)~KEGG: rec:RHECIAT_CH0001298 putative amino acid efflux protein, LysE family) codes for MNYHENLWLFFTLLVGIIIVPGMDMLFVLANSLTGGVKRGLAATGGIMAGGAVHSAYGAAGVGVLVTMLPQLFNVLLFAGVAYMIWIGISLIRSSITVEAVEPGTARSGWRAFRQGAVTCLVNPKAYIFMFAVYPQFLRPEYGPIWMQGLIMGVMTVVTQFAIYGTLAMTAGRSRDLLVANPDVTAFVGRFAGLLLVAVSAFSLWQGWKSA; via the coding sequence ATGAACTACCACGAAAACCTCTGGCTCTTCTTCACCCTTCTCGTCGGCATCATCATCGTGCCGGGTATGGACATGCTCTTCGTGCTCGCCAATTCGCTGACCGGCGGCGTCAAGCGCGGGCTGGCGGCGACCGGCGGCATCATGGCCGGCGGCGCCGTGCATTCGGCCTATGGCGCGGCTGGGGTCGGCGTGCTCGTCACCATGCTGCCGCAGCTCTTCAACGTACTGCTGTTTGCCGGCGTCGCCTACATGATCTGGATCGGTATTTCGCTGATCCGCAGTTCGATCACCGTCGAGGCGGTCGAGCCGGGAACCGCACGCTCCGGCTGGCGCGCCTTCCGCCAGGGCGCTGTCACCTGTCTCGTCAATCCGAAGGCCTATATTTTCATGTTCGCTGTCTATCCGCAGTTCCTCAGGCCGGAATATGGCCCGATCTGGATGCAGGGACTGATCATGGGCGTCATGACTGTCGTCACCCAGTTCGCCATCTACGGCACGCTGGCGATGACGGCCGGCCGCAGCCGCGACCTGCTCGTCGCCAACCCTGACGTCACGGCCTTTGTCGGCCGCTTCGCCGGACTGCTGCTGGTTGCCGTCTCCGCCTTCAGCCTCTGGCAGGGGTGGAAAAGCGCCTGA
- a CDS encoding Helix-turn-helix type 11 domain protein (PFAM: Helix-turn-helix type 11 domain protein~KEGG: rec:RHECIAT_CH0001297 putative transcriptional regulator protein): MRKASRLFEIIQILRLARKPMTAATMAETLEVTVRSIYRDIAALQAMRVPIEGGRGIGYIMRPGFDLPPLMFSIEEMEAIVLSLALLERTADEELKQAARRVNRKISGAVPAPLRQAMDNKALYAWGSIAQPAGFDLAIVRRAIRDERKLMLGYRDELGRASERTIRPVALIYYSQTANIVAWCELRQAIRNFRSDRVERCATAEDFFKGDGDRLRELWTSGWTEKPIAV, encoded by the coding sequence ATGCGCAAGGCCTCGCGGCTTTTCGAGATCATTCAGATCCTCAGGCTGGCAAGAAAACCGATGACGGCGGCGACGATGGCCGAGACGCTCGAAGTGACCGTGCGCTCGATCTATCGCGACATCGCCGCCCTTCAGGCGATGCGGGTGCCGATCGAAGGCGGGCGCGGCATCGGCTACATCATGCGGCCGGGCTTCGACCTGCCGCCGCTGATGTTCTCGATCGAGGAGATGGAGGCGATCGTGCTGTCGCTGGCGCTGCTCGAACGGACGGCGGACGAGGAGCTGAAGCAGGCCGCGCGCCGGGTCAACCGGAAGATATCAGGCGCCGTGCCGGCGCCCCTGCGCCAGGCGATGGACAACAAGGCGCTTTACGCCTGGGGCTCGATCGCGCAGCCGGCGGGCTTCGACCTGGCGATCGTGCGCCGCGCGATCCGCGACGAACGCAAGCTGATGCTCGGCTATCGCGACGAGCTCGGCCGCGCCAGCGAGCGGACGATCCGGCCGGTCGCGCTGATCTATTATTCGCAGACCGCCAATATCGTCGCCTGGTGCGAGCTGCGCCAGGCGATCCGCAATTTCCGCAGCGACCGGGTGGAACGCTGTGCGACAGCTGAGGATTTCTTCAAGGGCGACGGCGACCGGCTGCGGGAACTCTGGACCAGCGGCTGGACAGAGAAACCGATCGCCGTGTAG
- a CDS encoding Gluconate 2-dehydrogenase (acceptor) (KEGG: rec:RHECIAT_CH0001304 diheme cytochrome c signal peptide protein): MVRRFIRVLLCLIGVAVLGGGAFYLVTAPDPLPESHWAGLGAPDPANGQMVFWAGGCVSCHAAPGSEGDAKLTLSGGLALKSPFGTFHVPNISPDEKAGIGTWTLAEFGNAMKRGVGPGGEHLYPSFPYGSYSRMSDKDVNDLYGFLKTLPKSANVAPPHELPFPFNIRLALGGWKFLYLNDQPRVALAKSDDKIKRGQYLVEGPGHCGECHTPRDALGGFKADQWLAGAPNPEGKGRIPNITPASESIGGWSEADIASYLETGFTPDFDSVGGSMVDVQQNIAHLPASDREAIAAYLKAVPGR, translated from the coding sequence ATGGTCCGCAGGTTCATCCGGGTACTGCTCTGTCTGATCGGCGTCGCTGTGCTCGGCGGGGGCGCCTTCTATCTCGTCACCGCACCCGATCCGCTGCCGGAGAGCCATTGGGCGGGTCTCGGCGCGCCGGATCCGGCAAATGGTCAGATGGTTTTCTGGGCGGGCGGCTGCGTCAGCTGTCATGCCGCACCCGGGTCCGAAGGCGATGCAAAGCTGACGCTTTCAGGCGGCCTGGCGCTGAAGAGCCCTTTCGGGACCTTCCACGTGCCGAACATCTCACCCGATGAAAAAGCCGGCATCGGCACCTGGACGCTTGCCGAGTTCGGTAATGCGATGAAGCGCGGCGTCGGCCCGGGTGGCGAGCATCTCTACCCGTCCTTTCCCTATGGCTCCTATTCCCGCATGAGCGACAAGGACGTCAACGATCTCTATGGCTTCCTGAAAACCCTGCCGAAGAGCGCAAACGTGGCGCCGCCGCACGAACTGCCGTTCCCCTTCAACATCCGGCTGGCGCTCGGCGGCTGGAAATTTCTCTATCTCAACGACCAGCCGCGCGTCGCCCTGGCAAAGAGCGACGACAAGATCAAGCGCGGGCAATATCTCGTCGAAGGCCCCGGCCATTGCGGCGAATGCCATACGCCGCGTGATGCGCTCGGCGGCTTCAAGGCGGATCAGTGGCTTGCCGGCGCGCCCAATCCGGAAGGCAAGGGTCGCATACCCAATATCACCCCGGCTTCCGAGAGCATCGGCGGCTGGAGCGAGGCCGATATCGCCAGTTATCTCGAAACCGGCTTCACCCCCGATTTCGATTCCGTCGGCGGCTCGATGGTCGATGTGCAGCAGAACATCGCCCATCTGCCGGCCTCCGACCGTGAAGCGATCGCAGCCTATCTGAAGGCCGTGCCGGGACGCTAG
- a CDS encoding GCN5-related N-acetyltransferase (PFAM: GCN5-related N-acetyltransferase~KEGG: rec:RHECIAT_CH0001305 putative acetyltransferase protein) codes for MTEIEDSEISLMRPSVVTIRAAKPRDLPELGEMIALLAAHHGDAAATTPEQLERDLFGPLPWINALVAETSEGLIGYAILVPLYRAQEGKRGMDLHHLFVRDGHRGHGTGQLLVDRARETARNAGCGYLSVSAATGNVLAHRFYEQLDFTPRPVTGMRYMQSIA; via the coding sequence ATGACCGAAATCGAAGACAGCGAAATTTCACTGATGCGCCCATCGGTGGTGACGATCCGCGCCGCCAAGCCGCGCGACCTGCCCGAACTCGGCGAGATGATCGCCCTGCTTGCCGCCCATCACGGCGATGCGGCTGCCACAACGCCGGAGCAGCTGGAGCGCGACCTCTTCGGGCCCCTGCCCTGGATCAATGCGCTCGTCGCCGAGACCAGCGAAGGTCTGATCGGCTACGCCATTCTCGTGCCGCTCTACAGGGCGCAGGAAGGCAAGCGCGGCATGGACCTGCACCATCTCTTCGTGCGCGACGGCCATCGCGGCCACGGCACCGGCCAGCTGCTCGTCGACCGGGCGCGCGAGACCGCCCGCAATGCCGGCTGCGGCTACCTCTCCGTCAGCGCCGCCACCGGAAACGTGCTGGCGCACCGCTTCTACGAACAGCTGGATTTCACCCCGCGGCCAGTGACCGGCATGCGCTACATGCAATCGATCGCCTAA
- a CDS encoding hypothetical protein (KEGG: cak:Caul_5096 hypothetical protein), whose translation MEISSNIRNYYGIGGLFDQPAKSKNQQTTDFTKTARNTAPGLEPSSTPPSIANTIWALQSSEGPYINPPSDEEVAASAAHDSLVDEFSKWGNMTPAEYIRARYLEQHDLTEADLAAMPADQRAAIEKEIADQIKREMAGIEDDGTETADDITAA comes from the coding sequence ATGGAAATCTCTAGCAATATTCGCAACTATTACGGCATCGGCGGCCTTTTCGATCAGCCGGCCAAATCCAAGAATCAGCAGACGACGGACTTCACCAAAACAGCGCGCAATACCGCGCCCGGTCTCGAGCCCAGCAGCACGCCGCCTTCGATCGCCAATACGATCTGGGCTCTTCAAAGCAGCGAAGGCCCTTATATCAACCCGCCCTCCGACGAAGAAGTGGCGGCAAGCGCTGCGCATGACTCCCTGGTCGACGAATTCTCCAAATGGGGCAACATGACGCCGGCGGAATATATCCGGGCCCGCTACCTCGAGCAGCACGATCTGACCGAGGCCGATCTGGCCGCCATGCCGGCCGACCAGCGCGCAGCAATCGAGAAGGAAATCGCCGACCAGATCAAGCGCGAGATGGCCGGCATCGAGGATGACGGCACCGAGACGGCAGACGATATCACCGCCGCCTGA
- a CDS encoding protein of unknown function DUF156 (PFAM: protein of unknown function DUF156~KEGG: rec:RHECIAT_CH0001306 hypothetical protein), translated as MSHTTLQKKKLVARISRLKGQMEAVERALEAERPCGEILQLLASIRGALTGLTGEVLDDHLREHVLNAADDAARAEAVEEISEVLRTYMR; from the coding sequence ATGTCCCACACCACCCTGCAGAAAAAGAAGCTCGTCGCCCGCATCAGCCGGCTGAAGGGGCAGATGGAGGCGGTCGAGCGCGCGCTCGAGGCCGAGCGCCCCTGCGGCGAGATCCTGCAGTTGCTCGCCTCGATCCGCGGCGCCCTCACCGGGCTGACCGGCGAGGTGCTCGACGATCACCTGCGCGAGCATGTGCTGAATGCCGCTGATGATGCGGCCAGGGCAGAGGCGGTCGAGGAAATATCCGAAGTCTTGAGAACCTATATGCGCTAG
- a CDS encoding Beta-lactamase (PFAM: beta-lactamase~KEGG: rec:RHECIAT_CH0001308 beta-lactamase protein) — MDLSLTRRMLIGSALCLPVLTLRANAEEGAKESAKESAGEGDDNIEHRLAALEKRTGGRLGVSVLDTDTSISFGYRGSEAFPMCSTFKALAAAFVLARADKGEENLDRRVTYGKDKLVDYSPLSEKHAGTDGMTVAELCEAAVTVSDNTAGNLLLESFGGPAGLTNWLRSIGDGTTRLDRTEPTLNEGRKGDPRDTTTPDAMLNTLGNLTLGSVLAEASCDRLIAWLVTSTTGKERLRAGLPADWKVGDKTGTGPNGSLGDIAVIWPPDRGPIVAAVYISETTVPVKELNPLFAEVGRMIVEMV, encoded by the coding sequence ATGGATCTCAGTCTGACCCGCCGCATGCTGATAGGCTCGGCATTGTGCCTGCCCGTGCTGACGCTTCGAGCCAATGCCGAGGAGGGGGCCAAGGAGAGTGCCAAAGAGAGTGCCGGCGAGGGCGACGACAATATCGAACACCGCCTTGCCGCATTGGAAAAACGCACCGGCGGCCGCCTCGGCGTCTCGGTGCTCGACACCGATACGAGCATCTCCTTCGGCTATCGCGGCAGCGAGGCCTTCCCGATGTGCAGCACTTTCAAGGCGCTGGCCGCCGCTTTCGTGCTTGCCCGGGCCGATAAGGGCGAGGAGAACCTCGACCGGCGGGTGACCTACGGCAAGGACAAGCTCGTCGATTATTCGCCGCTCAGCGAAAAACATGCCGGCACTGATGGGATGACCGTCGCCGAACTCTGCGAGGCGGCGGTGACCGTCAGCGACAACACAGCCGGCAATCTGCTACTCGAAAGTTTTGGCGGGCCGGCGGGCCTGACCAACTGGCTGCGCTCGATCGGCGACGGCACGACCCGTCTCGACCGCACCGAACCGACGCTGAACGAGGGCCGGAAGGGTGATCCGCGCGACACGACGACCCCGGATGCGATGCTCAACACGCTCGGCAATCTGACGCTCGGCTCGGTCCTCGCCGAAGCCTCCTGCGACAGGCTGATCGCCTGGCTGGTGACGAGCACGACCGGCAAGGAGCGGCTCAGGGCCGGCCTGCCGGCGGATTGGAAGGTCGGCGACAAGACCGGCACCGGTCCGAATGGATCTCTCGGCGATATCGCGGTGATCTGGCCGCCCGATCGCGGCCCGATCGTCGCGGCCGTCTATATCAGCGAGACGACCGTGCCGGTAAAGGAGCTCAACCCGCTCTTTGCCGAAGTCGGCCGCATGATCGTCGAGATGGTGTGA
- a CDS encoding cytochrome c prime (PFAM: cytochrome c prime~KEGG: rec:RHECIAT_CH0001303 cytochrome c556 signal peptide protein): MNWKAAAAAVAIAGMAFSSVTAADGTHDSRIALMKQIGGSAGALAAIAKGTKPYDAEAVKAALTTIAATAKVFPDQFKPGTETGDKEASPKIWENMDDFKARAAKLSTDAETALAQLPADPAAVGATMNTLGANCAGCHKAYRIKE, from the coding sequence ATGAATTGGAAAGCAGCAGCTGCGGCTGTAGCGATCGCCGGCATGGCCTTCAGTTCGGTGACCGCCGCCGACGGCACCCATGATTCGCGCATTGCGCTGATGAAGCAGATCGGCGGTTCGGCTGGCGCGCTGGCGGCCATCGCCAAGGGCACGAAGCCTTACGACGCCGAGGCGGTGAAGGCGGCACTGACGACGATTGCCGCAACGGCCAAGGTTTTCCCCGATCAGTTCAAGCCGGGCACGGAGACCGGCGACAAAGAGGCGAGCCCGAAAATCTGGGAAAACATGGACGACTTCAAGGCGCGCGCCGCCAAGCTCTCCACTGACGCCGAAACTGCGCTCGCCCAGCTTCCGGCCGATCCTGCGGCCGTCGGCGCCACGATGAACACGCTTGGCGCCAATTGCGCGGGCTGTCACAAGGCCTATCGTATCAAGGAGTGA
- a CDS encoding membrane-bound PQQ-dependent dehydrogenase, glucose/quinate/shikimate family (KEGG: rec:RHECIAT_CH0001309 glucose dehydrogenase (pyrroloquinoline-quinone) protein~TIGRFAM: membrane-bound PQQ-dependent dehydrogenase, glucose/quinate/shikimate family~PFAM: Pyrrolo-quinoline quinone~SMART: Pyrrolo-quinoline quinone) produces the protein MAIIVTSIFFIIVGLTLSGGGLWLVTLGGSVFYLFAGLMFLITAGLLLMRKAVALWVYAVLVVAALAWAIWEVGFDWWQLGPRGGMIILLGLWLLTPWIRRPLGLRSPTGITYAANPWPLAAPVILAILVALYSMTTDPHDLAGELPKDTVAANPAFGGSVPDGEWHQYGRTPFGQRYSPLDQITAENVSTLKEAWRYQTGDVKRPDDVGETTYQVTPLKVKDTLYLCTPHNWAIALDAKTGKEKWKYDANSGMNPDRQHQTCRGVTYYADPTVAAGQPCAERVYLPTSDARLIALDAADGKVCTSFADQGVLHLETGMRFNPAGYYYSTSPPVAVAGKIIVGGAVNDNYSTEEQSGVIRAFDINTGALVWNWDSGNPDVTTPITEGQTYTTNSPNSWSVFSVDEALGMVYIPLGNQVPDQIGIGRSDNVEKFSSSIVALDIATGQLRWVRQTVHHDLWDMDVPAQPALIDLTKQDGTVVPALVGPTKQGDIYVLDRRSGEPIIPIKEIPAPGGAVSGDHTSPTQPISDLTFSPKPLQERDMWGVSLFDQMACRIDFHRYHYEGRFTPPSLKGTIVYPGNFGTFNWGSVAVDPERQIMFGMPTYLAFTSRLVPAADIPPRGQDEKGSEQGLNRNDGAPYGVFMGPFLGLLQIPCQAPPWGYVAGVDLRTGKIAYMHKNGTVHDMTPLPLPFKVGVPGIGGPMLTKGGVAFLGAAVDNYLRAYDVTSGRELWQGRLPAGGQATPMTYMTDDNKQYVVMVAGGHGSVGTTPGDYVIAYTLP, from the coding sequence ATGGCGATCATCGTCACCTCCATCTTCTTCATCATCGTCGGGCTCACTCTCAGCGGCGGCGGGCTCTGGCTCGTCACGCTCGGCGGCAGCGTCTTCTATCTGTTCGCCGGGCTGATGTTCCTGATTACCGCCGGGCTGCTGCTGATGCGCAAGGCGGTGGCGCTCTGGGTCTATGCGGTGCTCGTCGTCGCAGCACTCGCCTGGGCGATTTGGGAGGTCGGCTTCGACTGGTGGCAGCTTGGGCCCCGCGGCGGCATGATCATCCTGCTCGGGCTCTGGCTGCTGACGCCATGGATCCGCCGGCCGCTTGGCCTGCGCAGCCCAACGGGCATCACCTATGCCGCAAACCCCTGGCCGCTCGCCGCGCCTGTCATTCTCGCCATCCTTGTCGCCCTCTATTCGATGACGACTGACCCCCATGATCTCGCCGGCGAGCTGCCCAAGGATACGGTCGCCGCCAATCCCGCCTTCGGCGGCAGCGTCCCGGACGGCGAATGGCATCAATACGGCCGCACGCCCTTCGGCCAGCGCTATTCGCCACTCGACCAGATCACCGCCGAAAACGTCTCCACCCTCAAGGAAGCGTGGCGATACCAGACCGGCGACGTCAAGCGGCCGGACGATGTCGGCGAGACGACCTATCAGGTGACGCCGCTGAAGGTGAAGGACACGCTCTATCTCTGCACGCCGCATAACTGGGCGATCGCGCTCGACGCCAAGACCGGCAAGGAGAAATGGAAATACGACGCCAACTCGGGCATGAACCCCGACCGGCAGCATCAGACCTGCCGCGGCGTCACCTATTATGCCGATCCAACCGTTGCCGCCGGCCAGCCCTGCGCCGAGCGCGTCTACCTGCCGACCTCAGACGCCCGGCTGATCGCGCTCGATGCGGCGGACGGGAAGGTCTGCACCAGCTTTGCCGACCAGGGCGTGCTGCATTTGGAAACCGGCATGCGGTTCAACCCGGCCGGATACTATTATTCCACTTCGCCGCCGGTCGCGGTGGCGGGCAAAATCATCGTCGGCGGGGCGGTGAACGACAATTATTCGACTGAGGAGCAATCCGGCGTCATCCGCGCCTTCGACATCAATACCGGCGCCCTGGTCTGGAATTGGGATTCCGGCAATCCCGATGTGACGACGCCGATCACCGAGGGCCAGACCTATACGACCAACTCGCCGAACAGTTGGTCGGTCTTCAGCGTCGACGAGGCGCTCGGCATGGTCTACATCCCGCTCGGCAACCAAGTACCCGACCAGATCGGCATCGGCCGCAGCGACAATGTCGAGAAATTCTCCTCCTCTATCGTCGCGCTCGATATCGCCACCGGCCAGTTGCGCTGGGTGCGCCAGACAGTGCATCACGATCTCTGGGACATGGACGTGCCGGCCCAGCCGGCGCTGATCGACCTGACGAAGCAAGACGGCACCGTGGTTCCGGCCTTGGTCGGCCCGACCAAACAGGGCGATATCTATGTGCTCGACCGGCGCAGCGGCGAGCCGATCATCCCGATCAAGGAAATACCAGCGCCAGGCGGCGCGGTCTCGGGCGATCATACCTCGCCGACGCAGCCGATCTCGGACCTCACCTTCTCGCCAAAGCCGCTCCAGGAAAGAGACATGTGGGGCGTATCGCTGTTCGATCAGATGGCCTGCCGCATCGACTTCCACCGCTACCACTATGAGGGCCGCTTTACGCCGCCTTCGCTGAAAGGGACGATCGTCTATCCCGGCAATTTCGGCACCTTCAACTGGGGCTCGGTGGCGGTGGATCCGGAGCGGCAGATCATGTTCGGCATGCCGACCTATCTCGCCTTTACCTCGCGCCTGGTGCCGGCCGCCGACATTCCTCCGAGAGGCCAGGACGAGAAGGGCAGCGAACAGGGGCTCAACCGCAATGACGGCGCGCCCTACGGCGTCTTCATGGGTCCCTTCCTCGGGCTGCTCCAAATCCCCTGCCAGGCGCCGCCATGGGGTTATGTCGCCGGCGTCGACCTGCGCACCGGCAAGATCGCCTATATGCACAAGAACGGCACCGTCCACGACATGACGCCATTGCCCCTGCCCTTCAAGGTGGGCGTGCCCGGCATCGGCGGGCCGATGCTGACCAAGGGCGGCGTCGCCTTCCTGGGGGCCGCGGTCGACAACTACCTGCGCGCCTATGACGTGACGAGTGGCCGGGAGCTCTGGCAGGGACGGCTTCCCGCCGGCGGCCAGGCGACGCCGATGACCTATATGACCGATGACAACAAGCAATATGTCGTCATGGTCGCCGGCGGCCACGGCTCGGTCGGCACCACGCCCGGCGATTATGTGATCGCCTATACGTTGCCGTGA